A single genomic interval of Camelina sativa cultivar DH55 chromosome 11, Cs, whole genome shotgun sequence harbors:
- the LOC104727389 gene encoding putative glucose-6-phosphate 1-epimerase isoform X2, producing the protein MAIVSVSNSFLTFNSPNQLRFNRRRGVSAMASSASGVRVAEGQGNLPKLVLTSPQNSEAEIYLFGGCITSWKVASGKDLLFVRPDAVFNKIKPISGGIPHCFPQFGPGQIQQHGFGRNMDWSVLDSDNSDDNAAVTLELKDGPYSRAMWDFGFQALFKVIVGADSLSTELKITNTDNKAFSFTTALHTYFRASSAEASVRGLKGCKTLNKDPDPKNPIQGKEDRDEVTFPGFLDCVYLDAPNELLLDNGLGDKIIIKNTNWSDAVLWNPHTQMEACYRDFVCVENAKLGDVKLEPGQSWTATQLLSIS; encoded by the exons ATGGCGATTGTTTCCGTCTCTAACTCTTTTCTCACCTTCAATTCTCCCAATCAGCTCCGATTTAACCG aAGGAGAGGAGTCTCAGCC ATGGCTTCTTCAGCTAGTGGAGTAAGAGTCGCAGAAGGACAAGGCAATTTGCCAAAACTCGTCCTCACTTCTCCTCAGAACAG TGAGGCTGAGATATATCTCTTTGGAGGATGCATAACATCTTGGAAAGTTGCGAGTGGTAAAGATCTTCTTTTCGTCAGACCAGACGCTGTCTTCAATAAGATTAAGCCCATTag CGGAGGGATTCCACATTGTTTTCCCCAGTTCGGACCTGGACAAATTCAACAG CATGGGTTTGGAAGGAACATGGACTGGTCTGTTCTTGATTCCGATAATTCTGATGACAATGCCGCTGTTACTCTTGAGCTCAAGGATGGTCCGTATAGTCGAGCCATGTGGGACTTTGGTTTCCAGGCTCTATTCAAG GTCATTGTTGGCGCCGACTCCCTTTCCACCGAGCTTAAGATAACCAACACAGACAATAAAGCTTTCTCTTTCACCACTGCCCTTCATACTTACTTCCGT GCTTCTTCCGCTGAGGCATCTGTGAGAGGACTAAAGGGTTGTAAAACTCTCAATAAGGATCCTGACCCTAAAAACCCAATACAGGGTAAAGAAGACAG AGATGAAGTCACTTTTCCTGGATTCTTGGATTGCGTCTATCTTGATGCTCCTAATGAATTGCTGTTGGATAATGGCTTGGGTGATAAAATAATCATCAAAAACACAAA TTGGTCGGATGCGGTCTTGTGGAACCCGCATACTCAGATGGAGGCTTGTTACAGAGACTTTGTGTGCGTTGAAAATGCAAAG CTTGGGGATGTCAAGCTAGAGCCAGGACAGTCTTGGACCGCAACACAGCTTCTCAGCATTAGTTGA
- the LOC104727389 gene encoding putative glucose-6-phosphate 1-epimerase isoform X1, giving the protein MAIVSVSNSFLTFNSPNQLRFNRRGVSAMASSATGVRVAMASSASGVRVAEGQGNLPKLVLTSPQNSEAEIYLFGGCITSWKVASGKDLLFVRPDAVFNKIKPISGGIPHCFPQFGPGQIQQHGFGRNMDWSVLDSDNSDDNAAVTLELKDGPYSRAMWDFGFQALFKVIVGADSLSTELKITNTDNKAFSFTTALHTYFRASSAEASVRGLKGCKTLNKDPDPKNPIQGKEDRDEVTFPGFLDCVYLDAPNELLLDNGLGDKIIIKNTNWSDAVLWNPHTQMEACYRDFVCVENAKLGDVKLEPGQSWTATQLLSIS; this is encoded by the exons ATGGCGATTGTTTCCGTCTCTAACTCTTTTCTCACCTTCAATTCTCCCAATCAGCTCCGATTTAACCG GAGAGGAGTCTCAGCCATGGCTTCTTCAGCTACTGGAGTAAGAGTCGCNATGGCTTCTTCAGCTAGTGGAGTAAGAGTCGCAGAAGGACAAGGCAATTTGCCAAAACTCGTCCTCACTTCTCCTCAGAACAG TGAGGCTGAGATATATCTCTTTGGAGGATGCATAACATCTTGGAAAGTTGCGAGTGGTAAAGATCTTCTTTTCGTCAGACCAGACGCTGTCTTCAATAAGATTAAGCCCATTag CGGAGGGATTCCACATTGTTTTCCCCAGTTCGGACCTGGACAAATTCAACAG CATGGGTTTGGAAGGAACATGGACTGGTCTGTTCTTGATTCCGATAATTCTGATGACAATGCCGCTGTTACTCTTGAGCTCAAGGATGGTCCGTATAGTCGAGCCATGTGGGACTTTGGTTTCCAGGCTCTATTCAAG GTCATTGTTGGCGCCGACTCCCTTTCCACCGAGCTTAAGATAACCAACACAGACAATAAAGCTTTCTCTTTCACCACTGCCCTTCATACTTACTTCCGT GCTTCTTCCGCTGAGGCATCTGTGAGAGGACTAAAGGGTTGTAAAACTCTCAATAAGGATCCTGACCCTAAAAACCCAATACAGGGTAAAGAAGACAG AGATGAAGTCACTTTTCCTGGATTCTTGGATTGCGTCTATCTTGATGCTCCTAATGAATTGCTGTTGGATAATGGCTTGGGTGATAAAATAATCATCAAAAACACAAA TTGGTCGGATGCGGTCTTGTGGAACCCGCATACTCAGATGGAGGCTTGTTACAGAGACTTTGTGTGCGTTGAAAATGCAAAG CTTGGGGATGTCAAGCTAGAGCCAGGACAGTCTTGGACCGCAACACAGCTTCTCAGCATTAGTTGA
- the LOC104727389 gene encoding putative glucose-6-phosphate 1-epimerase isoform X3 gives MAIVSVSNSFLTFNSPNQLRFNRRGVSAMASSASGVRVAEGQGNLPKLVLTSPQNSEAEIYLFGGCITSWKVASGKDLLFVRPDAVFNKIKPISGGIPHCFPQFGPGQIQQHGFGRNMDWSVLDSDNSDDNAAVTLELKDGPYSRAMWDFGFQALFKVIVGADSLSTELKITNTDNKAFSFTTALHTYFRASSAEASVRGLKGCKTLNKDPDPKNPIQGKEDRDEVTFPGFLDCVYLDAPNELLLDNGLGDKIIIKNTNWSDAVLWNPHTQMEACYRDFVCVENAKLGDVKLEPGQSWTATQLLSIS, from the exons ATGGCGATTGTTTCCGTCTCTAACTCTTTTCTCACCTTCAATTCTCCCAATCAGCTCCGATTTAACCG GAGAGGAGTCTCAGCC ATGGCTTCTTCAGCTAGTGGAGTAAGAGTCGCAGAAGGACAAGGCAATTTGCCAAAACTCGTCCTCACTTCTCCTCAGAACAG TGAGGCTGAGATATATCTCTTTGGAGGATGCATAACATCTTGGAAAGTTGCGAGTGGTAAAGATCTTCTTTTCGTCAGACCAGACGCTGTCTTCAATAAGATTAAGCCCATTag CGGAGGGATTCCACATTGTTTTCCCCAGTTCGGACCTGGACAAATTCAACAG CATGGGTTTGGAAGGAACATGGACTGGTCTGTTCTTGATTCCGATAATTCTGATGACAATGCCGCTGTTACTCTTGAGCTCAAGGATGGTCCGTATAGTCGAGCCATGTGGGACTTTGGTTTCCAGGCTCTATTCAAG GTCATTGTTGGCGCCGACTCCCTTTCCACCGAGCTTAAGATAACCAACACAGACAATAAAGCTTTCTCTTTCACCACTGCCCTTCATACTTACTTCCGT GCTTCTTCCGCTGAGGCATCTGTGAGAGGACTAAAGGGTTGTAAAACTCTCAATAAGGATCCTGACCCTAAAAACCCAATACAGGGTAAAGAAGACAG AGATGAAGTCACTTTTCCTGGATTCTTGGATTGCGTCTATCTTGATGCTCCTAATGAATTGCTGTTGGATAATGGCTTGGGTGATAAAATAATCATCAAAAACACAAA TTGGTCGGATGCGGTCTTGTGGAACCCGCATACTCAGATGGAGGCTTGTTACAGAGACTTTGTGTGCGTTGAAAATGCAAAG CTTGGGGATGTCAAGCTAGAGCCAGGACAGTCTTGGACCGCAACACAGCTTCTCAGCATTAGTTGA
- the LOC104727388 gene encoding pentatricopeptide repeat-containing protein At5g66520-like codes for MTVISCSSFSIEHNLYETISCLQRCSKRDDLKQIHARMVKTGLMQDSYAVTKFLSFCISSTSSDLLPYAQIVFDGYDRPDTFLWNLMIRGFSCSDEPNTSLLLYHRMLCCSAPHNAYTFPSLLKACSNLSAFEETTQIHAQITKLGYENDAYAVNSLINSYAVTGNFELAHLLFDRMSKPDAVSWNSVIKGYVKAGKMDIALTLFQKMAEKNAITWTTMISGYVEAGMNKEALQSFHEMQNSDAEPDNVSLANALSACAQLGALEQGKWIHSYLKKERIRTDSVLGCVLIDMYAKCGEMDEALGVFENIKKKSVQAWTALISGYAYHGRGREAISKFMEMQKMGINPNVITFTAVLTACSYTRLVEEGKLIFYSMERDYNLKPTIEHYGCIVDLLGRAGFLDEAKRFIQEMPLKPNAVIWGALLKACRIHKNIELGEEIGEILIAMDPFHGGRYVHKANIYALAKKWDKAAETRRLMKEQGVAKVPGCSTISLEGTTHEFLAGDRSHPEIEKIQSKWRMVRRKLDEQGYVPELEDMLLDLVDDDEREAIVHQHSEKLAITYGLLKTKPGTVIRIMKNLRVCKDCHRVSKLISKIYKRDIVMRDRTRFHHFRNGKCSCGDYW; via the coding sequence ATGACAGTTATCTCATGCTCCTCCTTCTCTATCGAACATAATCTCTACGAGACAATATCTTGTCTCCAGAGATGCTCAAAGCGAGATGATCTTAAGCAAATCCACGCTCGCATGGTGAAAACTGGCTTGATGCAGGATTCTTACGCAGTGacaaagtttctttctttctgtattTCCTCCACTTCTTCTGATCTTTTGCCTTATGCCCAGATTGTGTTTGACGGTTATGATCGACCTGATACTTTCTTGTGGAACCTCATGATCAGAGGATTCTCTTGCTCAGACGAACCCAACACGTCTCTTCTCCTGTACCATCGGATGCTCTGTTGTTCAGCTCCACATAACGCGTATACTTTCCCGTCTCTTCTCAAAGCTTGTTCGAATCTATCTGCATTTGAAGAAACAACGCAAATTCACGCACAGATCACCAAACTTGGATACGAAAACGATGCCTATGCAGTGAATTCTCTGATTAATTCATATGCTGTGACCGGGAACTTCGAGCTAGCTCACCTTCTCTTTGACAGAATGTCCAAACCAGATGCTGTCTCGTGGAACTCTGTGATCAAAGGGTACGTCAAAGCTGGAAAAATGGATATTGCATTAACGTTATTCCAGAAAATGGCAGAAAAGAATGCTATAACATGGACTACGATGATCTCTGGGTATGTTGAAGCAGGGATGAACAAGGAAGCTCTCCAATCATTTCATGAGATGCAGAATTCGGATGCTGAGCCTGATAATGTTTCCCTCGCTAATGCTCTCTCAGCTTGTGCTCAGCTAGGCGCACTCGAGCAAGGGAAATGGATTCATTCCTatcttaaaaaagaaagaatcagaaCTGATTCAGTTTTGGGTTGTGTTCTTATAGATATGTATGCAAAGTGTGGCGAAATGGATGAAGCTTTGGGAGTTTTCgagaatataaagaaaaaatcagtGCAAGCATGGACAGCTTTGATTTCCGGTTATGCATACCATGGCCGTGGAAGAGAAGCAATTAGCAAGTTCATGGAGATGCAAAAGATGGGAATAAACCCAAATGTGATTACTTTCACTGCGGTTCTCACGGCGTGCAGCTACACAAGACTAGTTGAAGAAGGAAAGTTGATATTCTACAGCATGGAGAGAGATTACAACCTTAAACCAACCATCGAACATTATGGCTGTATTGTTGATTTACTCGGTCGAGCTGGATTTCTTGATGAAGCAAAACGTTTCATCCAAGAGATGCCTTTGAAGCCAAATGCTGTGATATGGGGTGCGTTGCTCAAAGCCTGTCGTATTCACAAAAACATCGAATTAGGAGAGGAAATTGGAGAAATCTTAATTGCAATGGATCCATTTCATGGTGGGAGATATGTTCATAAGGCTAATATCTATGCTTTGGCCAAAAAGTGGGACAAAGCAGCTGAAACAAGAAGATTGATGAAAGAACAAGGAGTTGCAAAAGTTCCAGGATGTAGTACAATTAGCTTGGAAGGGACAACGCACGAGTTTTTAGCGGGAGACAGATCACACCCAGAGATAGAGAAAATTCAATCTAAATGGAGAATGGTGAGAAGAAAACTAGATGAACAAGGGTACGTACCAGAGTTAGAAGATATGCTGCTTGAtttagttgatgatgatgaaagagaGGCTATTGTGCATCAGCACAGCGAGAAATTGGCTATAACATACGGGTTACTCAAGACTAAACCAGGAACTGTTATACGTATAATGAAGAATCTCCGAGTATGCAAAGACTGTCACAGAGTATCGAAACTCATATCTAAGATATACAAGAGAGATATCGTAATGAGAGATCGGACAAGGTTCCATCATTTCAGAAATGGGAAATGCAGTTGTGGTGACTACTGGTGA
- the LOC104727390 gene encoding gamma carbonic anhydrase 3, mitochondrial, with amino-acid sequence MGTMGRAFYSVGFWIRETGQALDRLGCRLQGKNHFREQLSRHRTLMNVFDKAPNVDKGAFVAPNASITGDVHVGRGSSIWYGCVLRGDANSISVGAGTNIQDNTLVHVAKSNLSGKVLPTIIGNNVTVGHSAVLHGCTVEDEAYIGTSATVLDGAHVEKHAMVASGALVRQNTRIPSGEVWGGNPARFLRKVTEEERVFFSSSAAEYSNLGQVHATENAKNLDETEFKKLLNKKNARDSEYDSVLDDITLPENVPKAA; translated from the exons ATGGGAACAATGGGTAGAGCATTTTACAGCGTAGGATTCTGGATCCGGGAAACTGGTCAAGCACTCGATCGGCTCGGCTGTCGCCTCCAAGGCAAAAATCACTTCCGAGAACAGC TGTCAAGGCACCGGACGCTCATGAATGTTTTCGACAAAGCCCCCAACGTGGATAAGGGGGCTTTTGTGGCTCCTAACGCTTCTATCACTGGTGATGTCCATGTGGGACGAGGTTCTTCCATTTGGTATGGATGTGTCTTGAGAG GAGATGCTAACAGCATTAGTGTTGGAGCTGGGACCAATATCCAGGACAACACTCTTGTCCACGTTGCTAAGTCCAACTTAAGCGGGAAGGTCTTACCTACTATCATTGGAAACAATGTCACTGTTG GTCATAGTGCTGTTTTACATGGCTGCACTGTCGAGGACGAGGCCTATATTGGTACAAGTGCAACTGTGTTGGATGGTGCTCATGTTGAAAAACATGCCATGGTTGCTTCAGGAGCTCTTGTTAGGCAGAACACTAGAATCCCCTCTGGCGAG GTTTGGGGAGGCAACCCAGCTAGATTTCTGAGGAAGgtgacagaagaagaaagagtctTCTTCTCCAGTTCGGCTGCGGAGTACTCCAACTTAGGTCAAGTTCACGCGACAGAGAACGCAAAGAACTTGGACGAGACTGAGTTCAAGAAGCTTCTGAACAAGAAGAATGCTCGTGATTCAGAATATGATTCAGTACTCGATGATATCACACTCCCTGAGAATGTACCAAAAGCAGCTTGA